Proteins encoded within one genomic window of Halodesulfurarchaeum formicicum:
- a CDS encoding universal stress protein, translated as MVGRGSDGDVMVAVEDPAQVAQLVRTARDIAQGYGGTVRLVTVVVKPYESPFGMFSDETIVQEFAADSHELLDRAPDPEGVEVVRDLVVARSVEKGLVSAVKRTNPAALVIGWDSDPRRSDALLGTTVDHVLEHAPTDVYVERIGREAGTVESVLLPVAGGPHTPTARTAAVAIARANDAAITVLTVATETTPETEARAVIDQEAATIREQQPDLTVETQIERGTVEDAIVDAAGAHDVLVLGATRKGPLRGRLVGSVPRRIVDGTEQTVIIARSASVAGGLFSRVAAALTGGGR; from the coding sequence ATGGTCGGTCGAGGGAGCGATGGCGACGTGATGGTGGCCGTCGAAGATCCAGCGCAGGTTGCACAGCTCGTCCGCACGGCCCGTGACATCGCCCAGGGGTATGGCGGCACGGTGAGACTCGTCACCGTCGTGGTCAAACCCTACGAATCCCCGTTTGGCATGTTCTCGGACGAGACGATCGTCCAGGAGTTCGCGGCCGACAGCCACGAGTTGCTCGACCGTGCCCCGGACCCCGAGGGGGTCGAAGTCGTCCGGGACCTGGTCGTCGCCCGCTCGGTCGAGAAGGGACTGGTCTCGGCCGTGAAACGAACGAACCCGGCGGCGCTGGTCATCGGCTGGGACAGCGACCCGCGACGGAGCGACGCCCTTCTGGGGACAACCGTGGACCACGTGCTCGAACACGCCCCGACTGACGTCTACGTCGAGCGGATCGGGCGGGAAGCGGGGACCGTCGAGTCGGTGTTGCTCCCGGTCGCGGGCGGGCCCCACACCCCGACCGCGCGAACGGCGGCCGTGGCGATCGCCCGGGCGAACGACGCCGCGATCACCGTTCTCACGGTCGCGACCGAGACGACCCCCGAAACGGAGGCTCGGGCCGTAATCGACCAGGAAGCGGCCACCATCCGGGAACAGCAACCGGACCTCACGGTCGAGACACAGATCGAGCGAGGAACAGTCGAGGACGCGATCGTCGATGCGGCCGGCGCCCACGACGTGCTCGTCCTCGGGGCGACCCGAAAAGGGCCCCTTCGGGGTCGACTGGTCGGCTCGGTTCCACGGCGGATCGTCGACGGGACCGAACAGACAGTCATCATCGCCCGGTCCGCGAGTGTCGCTGGCGGACTGTTCAGTCGAGTGGCCGCGGCACTCACGGGAGGCGGACGGTGA